Proteins encoded in a region of the Aptenodytes patagonicus chromosome Z, bAptPat1.pri.cur, whole genome shotgun sequence genome:
- the KCNV2 gene encoding potassium voltage-gated channel subfamily V member 2, with amino-acid sequence MLQFNMRQQFPFLKHKGREREAPNLLLQPNKGKDNKGMHVDKQSGFSTTAPLNSQPLLLLGPEGNYNYYVDDEDEEEEEKEQGKWPSGDIFERENKPWSSIPCSPALSCGAPATPSTSSVLNINVGGQSYRLTYQAVAIYPKTRLGRLATSTDRRCQLGLCDDYAAQVDEYFFDRDPAVFQLVYNFYASGVLRVRDELCPCSFLEELSYWGVRLKYTPRCCRICFEERRDELSEQLKVQRELRSQAEAQENEQLFHHMRYYGPQRWRLWNLMEKPFSSVTAKVMAVASSFFVLISVVALALNTVEEMQQVDRKSGESRPVLEHIETLCIVFFTLEYLLRLVSTPDLRRFASSALNAVDLIAILPLYLQLLLECFADDDQPRGRGSQHEHDIEKVGRVGKVGQVLRIMRLMRIFRILKLARHSTGLRAFGFTLRQCYQQVGCLFLFIAMGIFAFSAMVYTVEHDVSSTNFTSIPHAWWWAAVSISTVGYGDMCPETHLGRLFAFLCIAFGIILNGMPISILYNKFSDYYSKLKAYEYTALKKERGKVDFTRRAMKKISECCAEGATHPSSQH; translated from the exons ATGTTGCAGTTTAACATGAGGCAACAGTTTCCTTTCCTGAAACataaaggcagggaaagggaagcaCCAaatctcctcctgcagcccaaCAAGGGGAAAGATAACAAAGGCATGCATGTAGACAAGCAGAGTGGCTTTTCTACTACCGCTCCACTGAACTCTCAGCCCTTACTGCTCCTGGGACCTGAGGGGAATTACAACTATTATGTGGACgatgaagatgaggaagaggaagagaaagaacaaggaaaatgGCCAAGTGGAGACATatttgagagagaaaacaagcCCTGGTCATCAATTCCTTGTTCCCCTGCCCTTTCCTGTGGAGCCCCAGCTACGCCTTCGACTTCATCTGTGCTGAACATCAACGTCGGCGGCCAAAGCTACCGCCTCACCTACCAGGCAGTGGCCATCTATCCCAAGACCCGCCTGGGCCGCCTGGCTACCTCCACTGACCGTCGCTGCCAGCTGGGCCTATGCGATGACTACGCTGCCCAGGTAGATGAGTATTTCTTTGACCGGGACCCAGCTGTCTTCCAGCTGGTGTACAACTTCTATGCCTCGGGGGTGCTGCGTGTGCGGGACGAGCTGTGCCCCTGTAGCTTCCTGGAGGAGCTGAGCTACTGGGGTGTGCGGCTCAAATACACACCTCGCTGTTGCCGCATCTGCTTCGAGGAGCGCCGTGATGAGCTGAGCGAGCAACTGAAGGTCCAGCGCGAGCTGCGCTCCCAGGCAGAGGCTCAGGAGAATGAGCAGCTCTTCCACCACATGCGCTACTATGGTCCCCAGCGCTGGCGCCTCTGGAACCTCATGGAGAAGCCCTTCTCCTCTGTCACCGCCAAGGTAATGGCAGTGGCCTCCAGCTTCTTTGTGCTCATCTCCGTGGTGGCCCTGGCACTCAACACAGTGGAGGAGATGCAGCAGGTAGACCGGAAGAGCGGGGAGAGCCGGCCTGTCTTGGAGCACATTGAAACCCTGTGCATTGTGTTCTTCACACTCGAGTACCTGCTGCGCTTGGTCTCTACCCCAGACCTGCGCCGCTTTGCCAGCAGCGCCCTCAATGCTGTAGACCTCATTGCCATCCTGCCCCTctacctgcagctgctgctcgAATGTTTTGCTGATGACGACCAGCCCCGAGGTCGGGGCTCTCAGCACGAGCACGATATCGAGAAGGTGGGACGGGTGGGCAAGGTGGGACAAGTGCTTCGCATCATGCGCCTCATGCGCATCTTCCGCATCCTCAAGCTGGCCCGCCACTCCACAGGGCTGCGTGCCTTCGGCTTTACCTTGCGCCAGTGCTACCAGCAGGTGGgctgcctttttctctttattgcCATGGGCATCTTCGCCTTCTCTGCCATGGTCTACACAGTGGAGCATGATGTCTCCAGTACCAACTTCACCAGCATCCCCCATGCTTGGTGGTGGGCTGCC GTCAGCATCTCTACAGTAGGATATGGAGACATGTGTCCAGAAACTCACCTCGGCCGCCTGTTTGCTTTCCTCTGCATTGCGTTTGGAATAATCCTGAATGGCATGCCCATCTCCATTCTCTACAACAAATTCTCAGACTATTACAGCAAGCTGAAGGCCTACGAGTACACAGCTCtcaagaaagaaagggggaaggtGGACTTCACACGGAGAGCCATGAAGAAAATATCTGAATGCTGTGCAGAAGGTGCAACCCACCCTTCGTCACAGCACTGA